From one Lycium ferocissimum isolate CSIRO_LF1 chromosome 7, AGI_CSIRO_Lferr_CH_V1, whole genome shotgun sequence genomic stretch:
- the LOC132065464 gene encoding F-box/LRR-repeat protein At1g67190-like has translation MDYLPVEVIGNILSHLGAARDVIVASTTCRKWREACQKHLHTLSFNSHDWPLYRDLSTSRLEILITQTLFQTTRLQGLSILMDDVDEFSASAVVAWLMYTRESLQWLFYNVRTTPNINILDICGRQKLEMLVLAHNSVSGVEPNYQRFLCLKSLSLSYVSISALDLNLLLTACPKIEILALMNPEIAMSDAQVTVELNSTTLKSIYIEAISLDKFILEADSLENLHLKDCALELFELVGKGTLKYFKIDDVSIIHLDVGEAVDNLETVDVSNFTINWSKFYQMISKSSTMRSLRLWDVVFDEEDEIVDVETIALCFPQLNHLAVSYDLRDDLWEGILQSGLQGLSLLENVNVLELGSTVINDIFTQWVAGLLQRCPNLTKLVIHGVISETKTHEECQMLAGFTSSIVQLMRKYMHVDVQFEFE, from the exons ATGGATTACCTTCCTGTTGAGGTCATTGGGAATATCCTCTCTCACCTCGGAGCAGCGAGGGATGTAATCGTAGCTTCCACAACGTGTAGAAAGTGGCGCGAAGCTTGTCAGAAACACCTCCATACTCTTTCATTCAATTCTCATGATTGGCCACTCTATCGAGATCTAAGTACTAGTAGGCTCGAGATACTGATTACTCAGACATTGTTTCAAACTACACGTTTACAAGGTTTATCAATATTGATGGACGATGTTGACGAGTTCTCGGCTTCCGCTGTAGTTGCTTGGCTCATGTATACGAGAGAATCGTTGCAATGGTTGTTTTACAATGTCCGAACGACTCCGAATATTAACATTCTTGATATATGCGGGAGACAGAAGCTGGAAATGTTGGTGCTTGCTCATAATTCCGTATCAGGGGTTGAACCAAATTATCAGAGGTTCCTTTGCCTAAAATCCCTTTCATTAAGTTATGTCAGTATTTCAGCATTGGATCTGAATTTATTACTGACAGCTTGTCCGAAGATCGAAATTTTAGCTCTTATGAATCCGGAGATCGCAATGTCGGATGCACAG GTAACTGTTGAGCTGAACAGCACTACACTAAAGAGTATCTACATCGAAGCGATAAGTTTGGACAAGTTTATATTGGAAGCTGACAGCCTTGAGAATCTGCACTTAAAAGACTGTGCGCTTGAGCTTTTTGAGCTCGTCGGAAAAGGAACTTTGAAGTATTTCAAGATCGATGATGTTAGTATTATACATCTCGATGTCGGTGAGGCTGTTGATAATCTTGAAACTGTAGATGTTAGTAATTTCACGATAAATTGGTCCAAGTTCTATCAGATGATTTCGAAATCTTCCACGATGAGAAGTCTCAGGTTATGGGACGTTGTATTTGATGAAGAGGACGAAATTGTGGATGTGGAAACGATTGCACTTTGCTTCCCGCAATTAAACCATCTTGCAGTTAGTTATGATTTAAGAGACGACTTATGGGAGGGAATTCTTCAATCTGGTTTACAAGGATTATCTCTGTTAGAGAATGTCAATGTGTTGGAGCTGGGATCAACGGTAATTAATGACATCTTTACTCAGTGGGTTGCTGGTCTACTGCAAAGATGCCCTAATCTCACTAAATTAGTTATTCATGGAGTGATTTCCGAGACTAAAACACATGAAGAGTGCCAAATGTTGGCTGGATTTACCTCGTCTATTGTTCAGCTGATGAGGAAATACATGCACGTAGATGTGCAGTTTGAATTTGAGTAG